In the genome of Diaphorobacter sp. HDW4A, the window GGCAATCAGTACGACGGCTGGTCGCAGGAACTGGCCGTCAACGCGGACAGCAACGCCGAGCTCAAGTTCTCGCTCGCCACCCTGCCCTCGGGCGCCGTGCCGCAGATAGTGGTGGACAGCAACACCGCCAGCCATCTGGACGCCATCCAGTACCAACTCGACGCCAGCAAGATCGCCAGCGCCCGATTGGTGCTGCTGGTGGACGATGTGATCGCGCCAGGCTACCTCAGCATCCAGGCGCGCCACACGACAGGGTCGGATTGCTATCCGAGCGAATCGACCGCCCCCGCCTGCGCCAGCACCACGGGCGGCACCGCGCCCGCCAACGATGCGGACCAGCCGGGCACGCCGCTGCGCATCGCGCATGGCGGCTTCTTCAGCTTCGATGTCACGAACCTGGTCAAGCAGCGCATTGCCGATCCGGCTGCCCATTTTGTCGTGCGCGCGACCGCCGATCCATCGGACGGCTCCCGGGGCAGCTTCGTCATCGGCAGCAAGGAATCGCCGGTCACCCAGCAACTCGCGCATGGCGCGCGGCTCTACATCACGCTCACCGACGCCATGGGCTACAACAGCGCCATCCCGTCGACCTCGAACGTGCGGCGCTCCAGCACCAACGCCAGCGTAGCGGACACCCGCTACTACGGAGCCAACCCGCTCTGGCTGCAGAGCATGCTGGCGGGCGATGGCGCCTTCGCCTTCCTTATAGCGCCCAAGCTGCCGTCCCTGAGCAGTTCGACGCGTAGCGTCACTGCCATGATCGGCACCTCGGCCATCAAGCAGACCCTGATCACGCAAGCGCTCGGCGAAGCTCCGCCCGCCGCCGCACCAGCCACCACCGCGCAGGTCGACTGGTTCAGCGCCAACAAGCCCGAGTACATCTCCACGATCACCTGGAATCAGGGCTGGAGCCAGCCCGGCGCTACGCAGCTCATGGGCAGCTCGCCGCTGCGAAGCGGCGTGACCAGCCAGGTCCTCACCGTGGACACCAGCCAGGGCTACGCGGCGGACATCGTTCGCGCCTACAACCTGTCGGACACTGAAGAACAGAAATTCGCCGTTGCCGCCATCAGCAACACGCTCGAACCGGTGAAGATCGACAACCAGCCGGGCATCACCACCCGCTTCGTGAACGTCACCATTCCGCGCAAGCCCAGTCAATTCGCCGTTTTCTTCGACACCGACGACAGCGCCTACTCCCATGCGTGGTGCGCCGGGAGCGACCCCTACAACACGCCCTGCGTCTACCCCTCCGCGTCATTCACGTTCAAGGCGCGCATGGGCCAAAGCTATCCCTATGTGAACATCGTGCCCTATGTCGGCGACATCCCGGGCGCGACCACACGTGCCATGTTTCTCTCGGAAATGCATGTCGACGTGCCGAGGCGCGGCCCGAGCACCTCGCTGCAGCGGGACTGGGGCCTCGACGAATTCAAGACGCCTCAGGGCGGCGTCGGCTACTACCTGAGTCTCGGCACGGCCAATCGCGAGGTGGGCAGTTTCACCGGCCACGCCAGCATTCCCGGCCACAACGGGCGCTTCACACTCCACCTCGAAAACCTGCCCCTGCCCGCCCCCACGCTCGGCGGCCCGCAGACGCTGCAAACTCCTGTCGGTGCGAGCTCGATCAGCGTGGCCGCCAACGCCGCCTTGCCGTTTTCGCTCAACGTGAACGACGCCATCGTCAACACGCTGGACAACACCACCGACTGGCAATTTTCCAGCAGCGTCGCAGCGGACACCGTGCCCGCGCAGCTCACCCAGGGCAACGGCCATCAGAGCTTCGCGATGACCTTCACCGGCCCGGGCCCGCGCACGCTCACCGTGCGCAGCGTGGGGGACAGCAGCGTGGCGGCCAGTCTGCAGGTGATAGTGCAGGCGCTCACCGGCACCCAGCTTGCGGTCAGCAAGGCTCAGAGCGTGTTCGGTGAATCGGTGGAACTGACCGCCACCGTGGTCGGGGCGATGCAGCCCCCTGTCGGGCAGGTCGAATTCAGGGATGGCGCAACCAGCCTCGGCACGGTCGCGCTCGACACAAGCCAAACCGCGCGCCTCACGCTGACCAACCTGCCCGTGGGCAACCACAGCATCACCGCGATCTACGGCGGCATGGCCGCATCCGGCGTGCAGCCCTCGGAGTCCACCCCAGCGTCGCTGCAGGTCGCACGCGCGCAGACCGTCACCACACTGCAGCTCAGTCCCGCCCAGCTGACGATAGGCCAGCCCGTCACCGCCACGGTCGGCGTGACACCCACCGCGCCCGGTGCGGGCACGCCCACGGGCAGCATCACAGTAAGCGACGGCACCGCCACCTGCAGCATCAGCCTGCCTGCCAGCAGTTGCCCGCTGACGGCCAGCGCCTCGGGAACACTCTCGTTGACAGCCCAATACGCGGGCGACGCCTCGTTCGCGCCGAGCACCGGCCAGGCAAGCGCGGGCGTGGGAGTCAACGCATCGGCGGTGGACATCTCCGCCACGCCAACAGCCCCAGTGGCGGGCGATGCAATTCAGCTCACCGCCAGCGTCCAGCTTCAAACGTCAACCCAGACTCTGCGCGCCAAGGCCATGACCAATGCCAATGCCAATACGTTTGCCAAGGCCC includes:
- a CDS encoding Ig-like domain-containing protein, encoding MLPRPCLDLIQRTYLTRWALVAPFALALSGCYNVGLPMWVDAPLVADGQITTPGNQYDGWSQELAVNADSNAELKFSLATLPSGAVPQIVVDSNTASHLDAIQYQLDASKIASARLVLLVDDVIAPGYLSIQARHTTGSDCYPSESTAPACASTTGGTAPANDADQPGTPLRIAHGGFFSFDVTNLVKQRIADPAAHFVVRATADPSDGSRGSFVIGSKESPVTQQLAHGARLYITLTDAMGYNSAIPSTSNVRRSSTNASVADTRYYGANPLWLQSMLAGDGAFAFLIAPKLPSLSSSTRSVTAMIGTSAIKQTLITQALGEAPPAAAPATTAQVDWFSANKPEYISTITWNQGWSQPGATQLMGSSPLRSGVTSQVLTVDTSQGYAADIVRAYNLSDTEEQKFAVAAISNTLEPVKIDNQPGITTRFVNVTIPRKPSQFAVFFDTDDSAYSHAWCAGSDPYNTPCVYPSASFTFKARMGQSYPYVNIVPYVGDIPGATTRAMFLSEMHVDVPRRGPSTSLQRDWGLDEFKTPQGGVGYYLSLGTANREVGSFTGHASIPGHNGRFTLHLENLPLPAPTLGGPQTLQTPVGASSISVAANAALPFSLNVNDAIVNTLDNTTDWQFSSSVAADTVPAQLTQGNGHQSFAMTFTGPGPRTLTVRSVGDSSVAASLQVIVQALTGTQLAVSKAQSVFGESVELTATVVGAMQPPVGQVEFRDGATSLGTVALDTSQTARLTLTNLPVGNHSITAIYGGMAASGVQPSESTPASLQVARAQTVTTLQLSPAQLTIGQPVTATVGVTPTAPGAGTPTGSITVSDGTATCSISLPASSCPLTASASGTLSLTAQYAGDASFAPSTGQASAGVGVNASAVDISATPTAPVAGDAIQLTASVQLQTSTQTLRAKAMTNANANTFAKALPTPGGSIRFSDNGKPIGTAALNATGTASLTLPGLAYGNHNLQAVYSGDGYYAAATSQALKLSVGAGVATPVPATSWVSMLALIFGLGCAGALLHQRTQRRARRSESR